From the genome of Kwoniella dejecticola CBS 10117 chromosome 3, complete sequence:
GCCGAAGGAGGAAGGCCAGATATTTAGCGTACTCGCTCCGTGCGCACATTTCTTTACTGATCCACTCGGTAGtactcaagctgatttgcgaATAACCCCTTAGCCTGGGGTTACTGGACTCGAGTGCTCCTCAATCGCCTACGCCCAAACTCACACGGACTGACTCATCAACACCAGGCAATTCCACACCAACTAGGCCGTCAGCTCCTGCAGCGATGACAGGGTCGAATTCTACACCCTCGAAAGCTGAGCCCACAACCAAAGCAGTGATGGGCACACTGGATGGATGGCTCGACTCGGAAGATGCCCCTGATCGGACCGGCAGAGCAAGGCGAGAGCTGAGCATAATTGAGGAACGAGATGCGGGCAGTATGATCACGAAGGATaatgaggaagtcgatgacGCTGTCGCAGTGGATGACGAGGATTCCGAAGGCCTAGTGAATGGTAATGCGGAAGTGCAGGAACCAAATAAAGCGGGCGAAAACGGTGTTGACCAGAGCAACGGATCTCCGAAGCGTAGAGCCGAAGAAAGAGGCCCCGAGAAGCTCAATGTGGAGTCAGGAACGGATCTGGGAGTTGCTGAGGCCGTCGAACTAGGCGATTCTGATCAGATATCGTCCTAAAGCGGCACAGCGGTTTATTTGTCCTTTGACTCGATATGTCCCTTTCCCGTCCACCACATGCTCGTCTCGCGGTACTAGTATATACGGATGACAAAGGACGTTGGTTGTATTTCAGTTTCTATGAATGCATGCCGGTGAAATTGGAAATCAATTTCTGGCAGAAAACGTAAACTATATATTTAACTCAAAATTTGGAGATCCGTGCGTAAAATCCTCTAATCTTCTATAGTACAGCGGTTAGTATATCCGCCTTTCATGTAGATCGCGGGAGATCGGGGTTCGATTCCCCGTGGGAGAACTTTTTTTTGGCCTTTGACGCGCTTTTCTGATTCTCTGCTTCCCTACGTTCCTTCTTTGTCGCGAGCTTctgtatcatcatcacgatCACATGCATTGTATCACTGGGTGCAGGGCGGCTCATCACTAGAGCTTGCAGGCCACAGCTGGACTCTGGGTGACAACGAAGCAGAATGCATTCCGTCGATGCAACATTCCGGTCCCGAATGGGTCCTGGAATTAGCACTATATACACCTTCGTTTCGTTATAGCTAAGTGACGATATTATTGGGGTTTCATCAGTGTCCGCACGTCGTAACGCCCTTTTGCAATCATACCGCGCCATGACgagagagactcaccatcttgcCTCCTGGCGCACCGAACCCATCATCGTTGATGCCCTTCAGCCTTTTCGAactggagaagatgaatcCGTCCACCAGACTGGCAACAGTCAACACCCCTCCGATGATAGCACACGTGCTGTGACCATTATCAGCAAGCAATCCCATCCAAGCGGGCAAGGCAACATACGAAGTAAGGAAATGGGCGAAAGATTGCCGCGTTTCGGTATGTATCACTTTCATCGGTGAGATCTCGTAACTACGGAAACGTGTTCAGCTTTTCATACCCAATTCCAATCTGATGGGGATAGCTCACTTGATGAAGACTCCTGGAACACCGGCAACACCGTGCGAAGTCATATCTATCCAGACTCGTTAGCTGCGTCCTTTCGCGCGCgtcgcagaagaagaatcttGACATACGACCGTGAGCATCTTTTCCTGGCGAATTACCCATTCGCAAATCCCGTTCGTACTGCGTGACTGAGTATTGGTGAGACGGGATTTCCTCTCCGCTCAGAGCTACAAAGTTGGTTGATACAACTTTCAGAAAGTCTGTTATACcacgaaatcatcaatcagctgtgAACCCGTTTGAGTATAGATGGTGGACCGACTGACATTGGAACATATATTGGGCTAAAACAGGATCAATCAGCATTCTTACCATAGTTTCGAGAGCATCACAAAGGAGAGGCAGACGGCTTACACTCCTCAGTATGCGCTGCAACCTCTTGCAACGGATCTCTCATGTTCAAGCTATTCCTCCATTTAGCTTCTTTGGGCAAGACGACGGCCTCTTCGGCAGCATTCAGATCAGCACCGAATCGGAATTTATGGATGACATGGCCGAAATCGTGATGGTTGTTGTCTCGCAAATATGGTACCTGGTACACATGTCAATCCTGCAGCAAAGATGCGCCGATTGTTCAAGTTGGACTCACCAGGTCCATCATTTGCACCATGTTGTTCTGGAACGATCTACCCGGACTGAAATGCAGATTACCGATGACCTGTACACAAAGGGTCAAGTGAATACAAATCAGTTGACGTCTGGTGGATCGCATGTATAGTCGAGCTTACCTTGttcactcgtactcgtcCACCGATCTGACAGCCTTCAGTGTTCTGTTCTCTGATCTTATCctcccatccttcttcgaCACACTGTCGAACCGATCAGCACGTGGACTCGCACGATTGACCATCGATAttggagcttgagcttacTTGTTCGATCCCAGACGGATCATTAAATGACCAGCCCTTCCTGGCGTACGCTTGTCTAACTTCTTCACATGAGTTACAGCAACTAGCGATCAGTTTTGGGTTAGCTGAAATCACGATTCTGGGGAGAGAAGCTGACCTACCCATTCTCAGGCGGGGAGGCACCGTAACACGAGCCACAGTAGCTTGGATCCTTCTTTAAGTTCTGCCTTTCTGCTTCACCTTTGAGCTCTGCGGATGTTCTCCCATGATCAGCTGTAACCCCGGCCGGCGGATGCATAAGAGAAGTGTATACGTACGACCACCAGCGACAGTCTCCAAAGCTCGCCCGTTCTTGTCAAGCCGTGTCTTCGAGATGTGATGCTCTAGTTCAGTCTGATGTTCCCCCGAGATATCCATCACGTCCAACGAGAGTACTAAGCCGACACTcctttgtcagcttgacatgACACAGTACACCCCAAGGAAGATCTAGAGCAGCAAGCTGATGCAAGCCACGTACAATAACATGGGACTTTTGGGAAAGTCACGTCGAATTCTATGACCAATTTTTCGCCGCGAGACCTATCTACTATTATGGATGGTTCTAGGTGTATACGCCGGTAATCGATGAATTCCAGCATTATCGAAGTGAGGATGATTGAGAACGACAGGAAAGTCACTATGTATCCGTCAAGAAAGCATCATAAGCTACGCTGATCGAGACCCAATGACTGTCATGCTGGAGACTCACACAGTGCTCCTGTACGCGTCCTTATCTTGACATCCTCCATCGTCTACTCGATAATTGGAATCGCTCATTGCTCAGCACAGGatgatcaacgaagaagggCTGGACAGACATACCTTCCCGAAGGCATCAAGGCCTTGGAAATTACCAAAGAGACCATTTCTACCCATCTTGACGTCTCTCTCAAATTTGCCGAGCTGAGGTGTGTACCCCGTATCTTTGGATCGAAGTGAATGGATGCATAAAGGGGTAAGATgtgttgcttgttgcttgttgctttCTGAACGTGGACGTGGATATGGTGCTGATCGGTTAAATGCCGGCGGAACCAAATTTCACGTGGATCGAACAAGTCTGTCGGAAGACATTCAACTACCGTTGCGCCAACGATATATCTCTATCCTTGCTTCCTTCACTTCCACAATATAATTAATGCTTCAGCATATCATATCACGCCAGTCGAGGCCCCTGGAATCATAACAGAAAATTGGCGTAGAGGACTACGACTTACACTCTCAAGAATCGACGGAGACTCGCATAACACAGTCGACAAAAGATGTCCGCCCCGAAAGCAGAATACGTAACTTTCGACACTTCCGTAGGATCTTTTACTGTCGAGCTATACACAGCTCATGCGCCGAGGGTAAGTCTGATCTCtcagctgctgcagctcagGAGATATCTGTACTGTGATACGGAGCTGACTCACACTCATTGCGTTCTAGACATGCAACAATTTCTCAAAGCTGGCTGAAAGAGGGTATTATAATGGAGTGATATTTCACAGAATCATACCTGTAAGCATGCTTTCGTGCGCGTGAACCATTTATGGCTCCCTTCCACCTGCTCCAAGTCCCATCCTGCTCTTTATAAGGATCTATCAATTGCCGAATGCCGGACTAGTTGGCTGATCAATGCGAGATCATATTTGCAGGGATTCATGATCCAAGGAGGTGATCCGACTGggacaggaagaggagggacCTCGATATACGGCGACAAATTCGCAGATGAGCTGCATCCGGATCTGAGATTTGTTGGTGCAGGTATATTAGCAATGGCGAATTCCGGGCCAAATACCAATGGTAAGTTCGGCTTCGTAATCTCACAACCACGAAGTGAAGTATTTAACCTTAGCTTACTCCTCATCTGATTGACTGGTGTTTCCAGGCTCGCAGTTCTTCATAACATGCGTGAGTCCAatttctctctctctctctgctTGTCCTTTTTTCAAGCCTTCAACAAaactccttctccctcaaccCTTACACATAGCGGATCCATTGACTAATCACCTGGCTTGTACATGAAACAGGCTCCCACACCCTTCCTAGATGGCAAACACACAATATTCGGTCGTATATCTTCCGGTATGAAGACCGTCCAACGTCTAGAGGCTGTACGTACGGACTCGGAGGACCGCCCGGTAGAAGATATCAAGATACATAAAGCGCGATTGGGAGACGCGGCGGCCCCGCCAGGCGGGATGGACGTAGCTAAAATCGCCTTGTAGTGAGATGCACCATAACAACAAGGATTaccttttctcctctccGATTTGCGCAAGCGACGATCATGGATGATGGCAAGCGAAGGATGCCCCCCCGGACTGATGAACCCGATTTGCAAGTGGAGACAGGCAAAAGCAGGGAGAGAACTAGTGACCCGTTGTAGTAATTCGGTCTCTGAACAACGGGAACGCAGGAACTTGGCGTAGAACTCATCCGATACATGCTGATTATGTGCTATTGATATTGCCTGGACTCATGGCCAAAAAGATACTGTCCTAATATGCCAAGCAGATCAAGCGATCTGCTCGATAGCAATTCCCTTCAGAATCCTAAGATCTCGTTGCTGCCCACAAACGTCAGTCTCGTGAAGTGTTTCCAAGGGCCGACCTCGACTCACGCTGTCCGCCTCAGAGTTTGCTCGCCCTCACTCAGACCAGGGAGTAACTCAAAAGGCTCCAAACCCATGCTATTCGAGAAGCAGATACAGGTATGGACGAAGGCATCCCATCAGTATCCTGCGTTCCGAAGCAGTGTCTGAAGCTCTTTTGGTTTGAAACAAAATAAATTGTTGGCTCACGCTTGTCGACCTTCTTTATTCGTGATATCACCATCCATTCCTCTGCCCTTGAATTGGCTCTCCCCCACACCTCCAGGGAAGTCAGGACCCGGTCGTCCGCTCAGGAAATTCGTTCGTTGATCTTTGATATACCGTATATTCTGGGTCGTTAAAGGTACAGCTGGGATATACAAAACAGCCGATGGTCCAGTGCCCTTATGTACAGATTCGACGGAATGGATCATATCTGTGTGGGTTCATCATGGATTACTACTCCCTTAGCTGACTGTCTTCCCTTCCTGCTCATCTCGGTATCGGAATGAAATGCGATGGATCACGATGAAGTTGAGTGGACGATCTCGCCGGACTCACCACAATGCCACCAAGCTTGATCCCCCGGCTCCACTTTTGGCATACTGACCATCGTTCGCTCCAACTCCAGATGCGGATGAGTGATATCGTTGTACTCTTGACACCGGGCCAACGGTGATCCGGGAAAAGCAGTGGATTCAAAGTCTAATTCCCAATTTGATGATGCCAAGTATTCTGAATGCGTAAGTGTCGATCGCGGGGATACTTCCCTGTTACGTCGACACAAAGCATTGATCAGCGAAGACTGGCTTGCAGTGAAGCTTCTGAGGCCGTGTTTCCATAAAAGCGGAGTTGCCTGAGGTGGGCAGTCCTCACCTGAACAACGGCCTCAACATCGTATAAGCCGCCAATTCCC
Proteins encoded in this window:
- a CDS encoding peptidyl-prolyl cis-trans isomerase-like 1; the encoded protein is MSAPKAEYVTFDTSVGSFTVELYTAHAPRTCNNFSKLAERGYYNGVIFHRIIPGFMIQGGDPTGTGRGGTSIYGDKFADELHPDLRFVGAGILAMANSGPNTNGSQFFITCAPTPFLDGKHTIFGRISSGMKTVQRLEAVRTDSEDRPVEDIKIHKARLGDAAAPPGGMDVAKIAL